One segment of Streptosporangium brasiliense DNA contains the following:
- a CDS encoding saccharopine dehydrogenase NADP-binding domain-containing protein yields MSGDRRAPVVGVLGCYGAVGGAVVRRLRGAGAGPLRLGGRDLGRVRALAAARTGADAAVAVDIRDAAALAAFCEGCHVVVNCAGPSSRVLDTVARAALAAGAHYVDVAGDAAVRDRLSAGSAARPDRDQAGRERGGWERAGRVVILSAGMMPGLSALLPRHLAGQGFDRVDRLTAHVGGVDRFTPAAALDYVASLSGGYATPLAVWRGHQVIPGASRPRHGVEVPHFPGRVNAYPYLSAEAERLARSLGIAEVEWSSVFDGELTLAALARLPELDPDAAADELVRASRLESLGRTPYFQMVFEMAGETGGRPVTRTLLARAADSYELSAAAAVPAVGAVLRGLVRPGLHEAADVLDAGAVFQALLDDPAVTRLEIVDGAARAAEMEMEEGVL; encoded by the coding sequence ATGAGCGGCGACCGCCGGGCACCCGTCGTCGGAGTCCTCGGCTGCTACGGGGCCGTGGGCGGGGCGGTCGTCCGCCGCCTCCGGGGAGCCGGGGCGGGCCCGCTGCGCCTGGGCGGCAGGGACCTGGGCCGGGTCCGCGCGCTCGCCGCGGCCCGGACCGGGGCGGACGCGGCCGTCGCCGTCGACATCCGCGACGCCGCGGCGCTCGCCGCGTTCTGCGAGGGCTGCCACGTGGTGGTCAACTGCGCGGGGCCGTCCAGCCGGGTCCTCGACACCGTGGCCCGCGCCGCGCTGGCCGCCGGCGCCCACTACGTCGACGTCGCCGGCGACGCGGCCGTGCGCGACCGTCTGTCGGCGGGCTCCGCGGCCCGCCCGGACCGGGATCAGGCGGGGCGGGAGCGCGGAGGGTGGGAGCGCGCCGGGCGGGTCGTCATCCTCTCGGCCGGGATGATGCCCGGCCTGTCGGCCCTGCTGCCGAGGCATCTCGCCGGGCAGGGATTCGACCGGGTCGACCGCCTGACCGCCCACGTGGGCGGCGTCGACAGGTTCACCCCGGCCGCCGCGCTCGACTACGTGGCCTCGCTGTCCGGCGGGTACGCGACGCCGCTGGCGGTCTGGCGGGGGCACCAGGTGATCCCCGGCGCGTCCAGGCCCCGGCACGGCGTCGAGGTGCCGCACTTCCCCGGCCGGGTCAACGCCTACCCCTACCTCAGCGCGGAGGCCGAACGGCTCGCCCGCTCGCTCGGCATCGCCGAGGTCGAGTGGTCGAGCGTCTTCGACGGGGAGCTGACGCTCGCCGCGCTGGCCCGCCTGCCCGAGCTGGACCCGGACGCCGCGGCCGACGAGCTGGTGCGGGCCTCGCGCCTGGAGTCCCTCGGGCGCACGCCGTACTTCCAGATGGTCTTCGAGATGGCGGGGGAGACGGGAGGCCGGCCGGTCACCCGGACGCTCCTCGCGCGGGCCGCCGACAGCTACGAGCTGAGCGCGGCGGCCGCCGTGCCGGCGGTCGGGGCGGTCCTGCGGGGGCTCGTCCGCCCGGGACTGCACGAGGCGGCCGACGTGCTCGACGCCGGCGCCGTCTTCCAGGCCCTCCTCGACGACCCGGCGGTCACCCGGCTGGAGATCGTCGACGGCGCGGCGCGGGCCGCGGAGATGGAGATGGAGGAGGGAGTCCTGTGA
- a CDS encoding non-ribosomal peptide synthetase: MTERTERTDRDGAAAVRPEEPVRAEEPARPEETARVEETARAGESARPPEPGGTGAGRGVSAGRLVAELERQGIQLWEESGRLRFRAPQGVMTDERRALLSAHRGALLDHLRRPGPELTPAPGERHEPFPLTDVQAAYVLGRRDAFDYGGTACQVYAELAFPDLDPPRLEAAWRALVRRHDMLRAVVHVDGYQQVSAEVPDYRIEVTDLRGEPAGRVSAHVDGVRAEMDHRVYDAGAWPLFELRVTRADGRALLHVSIDFLIADYLSIQLLLTELKRLYLDPEHVLPPLEISFRDYLLAARRLRDGAAYERDRDYWEGRVEELPGPPELPVRDNAAAGAGRSFTRHRMTLDAGEWDRFRSRSGAHGVTPSTAVLAAYAEVVARWSRRPRFSLNLTLLNRQPLHPQVGGLVGDFTTVSLLAVDGGSDATFHGRARALQERLWEDLDHRLYSGVEVMREIARRRGRGAALMPAVFTSTIGLSDEASGHEGMRGLAEVVYGRSQTPQVWIDCQAVVEGGALEIRWDVRDGVFHDGVVEDAFGALEGLLRALAASDGPWESACPVGLPAVQADRRERVNATAAPSPRGPLHGEVVAQARRAPGRAAVVTDGRTLTYGELLARAAGVARTLRTRGFAPGDLAAVMMDKGWEQVVAVLGTLLAGGAYLPVDTGQPPARRARILADAGVRHVLTQSWVRDRPEGARLVDVDLLPPSELPPPESEADPGDLAYVIYTSGSTGDPKGVMISHQAALNTVADVNRRYAVTEEDRVLGLAGLGFDLSVYDIFGPLSLGGALVLPDAAGRGDPAHWARLIAEHGVTVWNSVPAQLQMLDHYLGSQPEIDLPSLRLAMLSGDWIPVALPDRVRGRLPGLELVSLGGATEAAIWSIHHPIGEVRDGWRSIPYGTPLANQTFHVLDEALRPCPDWVPGELYIGGAGLALGYLGDEEKTAQRFIRHPATGERLYRTGDLGRYHGDGTIEFLGRADRQVKIRGHRIEPAEVEAAIQSHPSVAAAHVLVDGTGMERRLAAFAEPVRRAAAGGDPAPELAAAAAAAAGPHTAHIDRAELMEFIGRLDRAAVLGMMWALRRQGLFGSTEETVTTEEVLTATGAAPRHHRLVRRWLRVLEREGLVQDDGDGLRALRVIEAGDLALAWQAVAELQREDSYKAVLIDYFKDSTERLPELLRDELDPLPLLFPEGRLEISEAAYRENIISRYVNHAAIEVLRGIAARHDGPLRVMEVGAGVGGTSAQMIPALAEFDVDYLFTDVSPFFLNEARERFGDRPWVRYGLFDLNEDYREQGYAPNDRDVILCANVLHNSRHAGRVLARLREMLRPGGWLVFIETTKDSYQIMTSMEFMMPDKDPRKWDYEDLRRGRDRTFLDRGEWLGLLAEAGADTTLCLPGPDDVTGPLGQNVFAARFKSDRAPLDVAGLTGHLADRLPEHMIPGHTQVVDALPLTANGKVDHATLRSWLPRAASGRATAGGSPRDDLERRLAAVWAEVLGLAEVNREEDFFELGGDSLVVAKLAARLREEVAETRELFWDDLVRQILHRPTVAALAEHVRQAHAEEAPGAGGETSPLIPLGGAEDGGDGALRVLVHEGSGTLAPYRALARLMAAKGGPLTGLAITEVERYLAEEPEGLIDRRAARYARSLLGTGSTRFHVVGYCMGGLLATEVARHLTEAGAAVESLTVISSYTLPRIIEDELVVEYVFARVMGIDPADAGYPGDEAAMSRVFESLLGQDPDRVPAGLVTGLTGDPALESAAAAFRRLAGRPQRERLAAIGRAAAATRSDPEVERHVSSLFRVVRHSLLAVGTHTPEPYAGDITFLRQLGDTRFLPWLRDDMTGLWRELCLGDLEVVDIPGDHFTCLQPPNVDEVATFLSTARAAR; encoded by the coding sequence CGGGGCGGGGCGTGAGCGCCGGACGGCTCGTCGCGGAGCTCGAACGCCAGGGGATCCAGCTCTGGGAGGAGTCCGGGCGGCTCCGCTTCCGGGCGCCGCAGGGCGTGATGACCGATGAGCGGCGGGCACTGCTGTCGGCCCACAGGGGCGCCCTGCTCGACCACCTGCGCCGGCCCGGCCCGGAGCTGACCCCCGCACCCGGGGAGCGGCACGAGCCGTTCCCGCTGACCGACGTCCAGGCCGCCTACGTCCTCGGCCGCAGGGACGCCTTCGACTACGGAGGCACGGCCTGCCAGGTCTACGCCGAGCTGGCCTTCCCCGACCTGGACCCGCCCCGGCTGGAGGCCGCCTGGCGCGCCCTGGTCCGCCGCCATGACATGCTGCGGGCGGTCGTCCACGTCGACGGCTACCAGCAGGTGTCGGCCGAGGTCCCGGACTACCGGATCGAGGTGACGGACCTGCGCGGCGAGCCCGCCGGACGGGTGAGCGCGCACGTCGACGGGGTCCGCGCCGAGATGGACCACCGGGTCTACGACGCCGGCGCCTGGCCGCTGTTCGAGCTGCGCGTCACGCGTGCCGACGGACGGGCGCTGCTGCACGTCTCGATCGACTTCCTGATCGCCGACTACCTGAGCATCCAACTGCTGCTGACCGAGCTCAAACGGCTCTACCTCGATCCGGAGCACGTCCTGCCGCCTCTGGAGATCAGCTTCCGCGACTACCTGCTCGCGGCCCGCCGGCTGCGCGACGGCGCCGCCTACGAGCGTGACCGCGACTACTGGGAAGGGCGCGTCGAGGAGCTGCCGGGGCCGCCCGAGCTGCCGGTCCGCGACAACGCCGCCGCCGGGGCCGGCCGGAGCTTCACCCGCCACCGGATGACCCTCGACGCCGGGGAGTGGGACCGGTTCCGGAGCAGGTCGGGCGCCCACGGCGTGACCCCGTCCACAGCGGTGCTGGCCGCCTACGCCGAGGTGGTGGCCAGGTGGAGCCGGCGTCCCCGGTTCTCGCTGAACCTGACCCTCCTCAACCGGCAGCCGCTCCATCCCCAGGTGGGAGGGCTGGTCGGCGACTTCACGACGGTCAGCCTGCTGGCCGTCGACGGCGGTTCGGACGCGACGTTCCACGGGCGGGCCCGCGCGCTGCAGGAGCGGCTCTGGGAGGACCTCGACCACCGGCTCTACTCCGGCGTGGAGGTCATGCGGGAGATCGCCCGCCGCCGCGGCCGGGGCGCCGCGCTGATGCCGGCCGTCTTCACCAGCACGATCGGGCTCAGCGACGAGGCGTCGGGCCACGAGGGCATGCGCGGCCTGGCCGAGGTGGTGTACGGCAGGAGCCAGACGCCGCAGGTGTGGATCGACTGCCAGGCGGTGGTCGAGGGCGGGGCGCTGGAGATCAGGTGGGACGTGCGGGACGGGGTGTTCCACGACGGGGTCGTCGAGGACGCCTTCGGCGCGCTGGAGGGGCTGCTGCGCGCCCTGGCCGCCTCGGACGGGCCGTGGGAGAGCGCCTGCCCGGTCGGGCTGCCCGCCGTACAGGCCGACCGGCGTGAGCGGGTGAACGCGACCGCCGCTCCGTCGCCGCGCGGGCCGCTGCACGGGGAGGTCGTCGCCCAGGCGCGCCGCGCGCCCGGCAGGGCGGCCGTCGTGACGGACGGGCGGACCCTCACCTACGGCGAGCTGCTGGCCAGGGCGGCGGGCGTGGCCCGGACGCTGAGGACCCGGGGGTTCGCGCCGGGCGACCTGGCCGCGGTCATGATGGACAAGGGCTGGGAGCAGGTCGTCGCCGTGCTCGGCACGCTCCTGGCCGGCGGCGCCTACCTGCCGGTCGACACCGGCCAGCCGCCCGCCAGGCGCGCGCGGATCCTCGCCGACGCCGGCGTCCGGCACGTGCTCACCCAGTCGTGGGTCCGCGACCGCCCGGAGGGGGCCCGGCTCGTCGACGTCGACCTCCTCCCGCCGTCGGAGCTCCCGCCCCCGGAGTCGGAGGCGGACCCGGGCGACCTGGCCTACGTGATCTACACCTCGGGCTCGACCGGCGACCCCAAGGGAGTGATGATCTCCCACCAGGCGGCCCTCAACACCGTGGCCGACGTCAACCGGCGCTACGCGGTGACGGAGGAGGACCGCGTCCTCGGCCTGGCGGGGCTGGGCTTCGACCTGTCGGTCTACGACATCTTCGGCCCCCTCTCCCTGGGCGGCGCCCTCGTGCTGCCCGACGCCGCGGGCCGCGGCGACCCCGCGCACTGGGCCCGGCTGATCGCCGAGCACGGCGTCACGGTCTGGAACTCCGTGCCCGCGCAGCTGCAGATGCTCGACCACTACCTGGGCTCCCAGCCGGAGATCGACCTGCCGTCACTGCGGCTGGCGATGCTCAGCGGCGACTGGATCCCCGTCGCGCTGCCCGACCGGGTCCGGGGACGCCTGCCGGGCCTGGAGCTGGTCAGCCTCGGCGGCGCCACCGAGGCGGCGATCTGGTCGATCCACCACCCGATCGGCGAGGTCCGGGACGGCTGGCGGAGCATCCCGTACGGCACGCCGCTGGCCAACCAGACCTTCCACGTCCTCGACGAGGCCCTGCGCCCCTGCCCCGACTGGGTGCCCGGCGAGCTGTACATCGGCGGCGCGGGCCTGGCGCTGGGATATCTCGGCGACGAGGAGAAGACCGCCCAGCGTTTCATCCGCCATCCCGCCACCGGCGAGCGCCTCTACCGCACCGGCGACCTGGGCCGCTACCACGGTGACGGCACGATCGAATTCCTCGGCCGGGCGGACCGGCAGGTCAAGATCCGCGGGCACCGCATCGAGCCGGCCGAGGTGGAGGCGGCGATCCAGTCCCACCCGTCGGTCGCGGCGGCCCACGTCCTGGTCGACGGCACCGGCATGGAGCGCAGGCTGGCCGCCTTCGCGGAGCCGGTACGGCGGGCCGCCGCCGGCGGCGACCCGGCCCCGGAGCTGGCCGCCGCGGCCGCCGCGGCGGCCGGCCCGCACACCGCCCACATCGACCGCGCCGAGCTCATGGAGTTCATCGGCAGGCTCGACCGGGCCGCGGTGCTCGGCATGATGTGGGCGCTGCGGCGGCAGGGCCTGTTCGGCTCCACCGAGGAGACGGTGACCACCGAGGAGGTCCTGACCGCGACCGGGGCGGCGCCCCGCCATCACCGGCTCGTCCGGCGGTGGCTGCGGGTCCTGGAGCGCGAGGGCCTGGTCCAGGACGACGGCGACGGCCTGCGCGCCCTGCGGGTGATCGAGGCCGGCGACCTGGCGCTGGCCTGGCAGGCGGTGGCCGAGCTCCAGCGCGAGGACAGCTACAAGGCCGTGCTCATCGACTATTTCAAGGACAGCACCGAGCGCCTGCCCGAGCTGCTCCGCGACGAGCTGGACCCGCTGCCCCTGCTGTTCCCCGAAGGCCGGCTGGAGATCTCCGAGGCGGCCTACCGGGAGAACATCATCAGCCGCTACGTCAACCACGCCGCCATCGAGGTGCTCCGCGGGATCGCCGCCCGGCACGACGGCCCCCTGCGCGTCATGGAGGTCGGCGCGGGCGTCGGCGGCACCAGCGCCCAGATGATCCCCGCACTGGCCGAGTTCGACGTCGACTACCTGTTCACCGACGTCTCGCCGTTCTTCCTCAACGAGGCCCGTGAGCGGTTCGGTGACCGGCCCTGGGTGCGCTACGGGCTGTTCGACCTCAACGAGGACTACCGCGAGCAGGGCTACGCCCCCAACGACCGCGACGTCATCCTGTGCGCGAACGTGCTGCACAACTCCCGGCACGCGGGCCGGGTGCTGGCCCGGCTCCGCGAGATGCTGCGGCCGGGCGGCTGGCTGGTCTTCATCGAGACCACCAAGGACAGCTACCAGATCATGACCTCGATGGAGTTCATGATGCCGGACAAGGACCCGCGCAAGTGGGACTACGAGGACCTGCGCAGGGGACGCGACCGGACCTTCCTGGACCGCGGGGAGTGGCTGGGGCTCCTCGCCGAGGCCGGTGCCGACACCACCCTGTGCCTGCCGGGGCCGGACGACGTCACCGGCCCGCTCGGCCAGAACGTCTTCGCCGCCCGGTTCAAGAGCGACCGAGCCCCTCTCGACGTGGCCGGCCTCACCGGGCACCTGGCCGACCGGCTGCCCGAACACATGATCCCCGGTCACACGCAGGTCGTGGACGCCCTGCCGCTCACCGCGAACGGCAAGGTCGACCACGCGACGCTGCGCTCCTGGCTGCCCCGCGCGGCGTCCGGGCGCGCCACGGCGGGCGGCAGTCCCCGTGACGACCTCGAACGCCGGCTCGCGGCGGTGTGGGCGGAGGTCCTGGGCCTGGCCGAGGTCAACCGGGAGGAGGACTTCTTCGAGCTCGGCGGGGACTCGCTGGTCGTCGCGAAGCTGGCGGCCCGCCTGCGCGAGGAGGTGGCCGAGACCCGGGAGCTGTTCTGGGACGACCTGGTCCGCCAGATCCTGCACCGGCCCACCGTGGCCGCGCTGGCCGAGCACGTCCGGCAGGCGCACGCCGAGGAGGCTCCCGGCGCCGGCGGCGAGACCTCCCCGCTGATCCCGCTCGGCGGCGCGGAGGACGGGGGCGACGGCGCCCTGCGCGTGCTCGTCCACGAGGGCAGCGGCACCCTGGCGCCCTACCGCGCGCTGGCCCGGCTGATGGCCGCCAAGGGCGGGCCGCTGACCGGCCTGGCGATCACCGAGGTCGAGCGGTATCTCGCCGAGGAGCCCGAGGGCCTGATCGACCGGCGCGCCGCCCGGTACGCCAGGTCGCTGCTCGGCACCGGCTCCACCCGCTTCCACGTCGTGGGCTACTGCATGGGCGGCCTCCTGGCCACCGAGGTCGCCCGCCACCTCACCGAGGCGGGCGCCGCCGTGGAGAGCCTCACCGTGATCAGCAGCTACACCCTGCCGCGGATCATCGAGGACGAGCTGGTCGTCGAGTACGTCTTCGCCCGCGTGATGGGGATCGACCCCGCCGACGCCGGCTACCCGGGTGACGAGGCCGCCATGTCACGGGTGTTCGAGTCCCTGCTCGGCCAGGACCCCGACCGCGTGCCCGCCGGCCTCGTGACCGGGCTCACCGGGGACCCGGCCCTGGAGTCGGCCGCCGCCGCCTTCCGGCGGCTCGCCGGGCGCCCCCAGCGGGAGCGGCTGGCCGCGATCGGCCGCGCCGCCGCCGCGACCCGGTCCGACCCCGAGGTCGAGCGGCATGTGAGCTCCCTTTTCCGGGTGGTACGGCACAGCCTCCTCGCGGTCGGCACGCACACCCCGGAGCCGTACGCCGGGGACATCACCTTCCTGCGGCAGCTCGGCGACACCCGCTTCCTGCCGTGGCTGCGCGACGACATGACCGGTCTCTGGCGCGAGCTGTGCCTGGGCGACCTGGAGGTGGTCGACATCCCCGGCGACCACTTCACCTGCCTGCAGCCGCCCAACGTCGACGAGGTGGCGACCTTCCTGTCCACGGCTCGGGCGGCGCGATGA